A genomic segment from Roseofilum capinflatum BLCC-M114 encodes:
- the hemW gene encoding radical SAM family heme chaperone HemW, which yields MEHQQQFWAIPRSAYLHIPFCRRRCFYCDFAISVVGDRRWGDSSPAISHYIQELIREIEQTPPRGVSLETVFFGGGTPSLLSVGQLEQLLTTLDRHFGLTSSAEISMEIDPGTFDLDKLQGFLALGVNRISLGVQSFDDRILKLCGRSHTVSEVYQAIDLLHQASVQNFSIDLISGLPEQNLEQWQETLQTALEISPPHLSVYDLIVEPMTVFEHRYESGKLNLPSDEISAQFYRLTSQILREAGYDHYEISNYARPGYHCRHNRVYWQNQPYYGWGMGAASYIDGIRFTRPRTRQTYYQWLQDGGVIDTPPLSDTEQFLETLMLGLRLAEGLSLQTLTDRFGYPPLQQLSPSWYPYYQQGWIHLNTLNGQPWLPGQPLPSTGQISLSDPEGFLFSNTVLAQMFQVLSNE from the coding sequence ATGGAGCATCAACAACAATTTTGGGCGATTCCTCGTTCAGCTTATCTTCATATTCCCTTCTGTCGTCGTCGCTGTTTCTATTGTGATTTTGCTATTTCTGTGGTGGGCGATCGCCGTTGGGGGGACTCTTCCCCAGCCATTTCCCATTATATCCAGGAGTTAATTAGGGAAATTGAACAGACTCCCCCTCGCGGTGTGTCCCTAGAGACGGTGTTTTTTGGTGGAGGAACCCCATCCTTGCTCAGTGTAGGTCAACTGGAGCAGCTCTTAACTACTTTGGATCGCCACTTTGGGTTAACTTCTAGCGCGGAAATTTCCATGGAAATTGACCCCGGAACCTTTGATCTCGATAAATTACAAGGATTTTTAGCTCTGGGAGTCAATCGGATCAGTTTAGGGGTACAATCCTTTGATGACCGGATCTTGAAACTCTGTGGGCGATCGCATACCGTCAGTGAAGTTTATCAGGCGATCGATCTCCTTCATCAAGCATCCGTCCAGAACTTCAGTATCGACCTGATCTCCGGTTTACCCGAACAAAATCTAGAGCAGTGGCAAGAAACTCTACAAACCGCCCTCGAAATTTCCCCGCCTCACCTCTCCGTCTATGACCTAATCGTTGAACCGATGACCGTCTTCGAGCATCGCTATGAATCAGGAAAACTTAACCTTCCCAGCGATGAAATCAGTGCCCAATTCTATCGCTTAACCTCCCAAATTCTCCGAGAAGCAGGTTACGATCACTACGAAATTTCTAACTATGCTCGCCCCGGATATCACTGTCGTCATAACCGAGTGTATTGGCAAAATCAGCCCTACTATGGTTGGGGAATGGGAGCCGCCAGTTACATTGATGGTATCCGATTTACCCGACCTCGCACCCGGCAAACCTACTATCAATGGCTGCAAGACGGGGGAGTGATAGACACTCCTCCACTCTCGGACACCGAACAGTTTCTAGAAACTCTCATGCTCGGTCTTCGGCTTGCAGAAGGTCTATCTTTACAGACCTTAACCGATCGATTTGGTTATCCTCCCTTGCAACAGTTGAGTCCGAGTTGGTATCCCTACTATCAACAAGGATGGATTCACCTCAACACCCTGAATGGACAGCCTTGGCTTCCTGGACAACCTCTGCCCTCGACGGGTCAGATCTCTCTGAGCGATCCAGAAGGCTTTCTCTTTTCTAACACAGTCTTAGCCCAAATGTTCCAAGTGTTGAGTAATGAGTAA
- the glmU gene encoding bifunctional UDP-N-acetylglucosamine diphosphorylase/glucosamine-1-phosphate N-acetyltransferase GlmU — protein sequence MVAVAILAAGRGTRMKSELPKVLHPLGGRSLVERVVESCQLISPVRQFVIVGYRGDRVQESLTGISGLEFVTQSQQLGTGHAVQQILPHLEGFTGDLLVLNGDVPLLRPETIRNLLETHKTEGNGATILTAQHPHPKGYGRVFSDSDNLLQQIVEDRDCTTAQRHNRRINAGVYCFNWPQLAQVLPQLKSENDQQEYYLTDAVNYLDRVMIVDVEDYQEILGINDRKQLATAHQILQDRIKEEWMKAGVTLIDPDSITIDDTVQIASDVLIEPQTHIRGNTTIGTGCRIGPGSLIENSQIGEQVTVLYSVISDSVVNSNTRVGPYAHLRGHAEIGEGCRVGNFVEIKKSQVGDRTNVAHLSYIGDAELGQQVNVGAGTITANYDGYQKHKTVIGDRTKTGSNSVLVAPVTIGEDVTIGAGSVVTKDVQNDALVVARAPQKVRPGWRPKGVAKDGEMER from the coding sequence GACGGGGCACTCGGATGAAATCGGAGTTACCCAAAGTCTTACATCCCCTAGGAGGGCGTTCTTTAGTCGAACGGGTAGTCGAGAGTTGTCAATTGATTTCCCCAGTCCGTCAGTTTGTGATTGTGGGATATCGGGGGGATCGAGTTCAGGAATCTCTAACCGGTATATCGGGATTAGAGTTTGTCACCCAAAGCCAACAATTGGGAACCGGTCATGCGGTTCAGCAGATTTTACCCCACTTAGAAGGCTTTACGGGGGATTTACTGGTACTCAATGGGGATGTGCCCCTATTACGACCGGAAACCATTCGTAATTTGCTCGAAACCCATAAAACGGAAGGGAACGGAGCGACGATTTTAACGGCTCAACATCCCCACCCCAAAGGCTATGGGCGAGTCTTTTCTGATAGCGATAATCTGCTGCAACAGATTGTGGAAGACCGGGATTGTACAACAGCCCAACGGCACAATCGGCGCATTAATGCGGGGGTTTATTGTTTCAATTGGCCGCAACTGGCTCAAGTTTTACCCCAGTTAAAGTCAGAAAATGACCAGCAGGAATATTATTTAACGGATGCGGTCAATTATTTAGACCGAGTGATGATTGTGGATGTGGAGGATTATCAGGAGATTTTAGGGATTAATGACCGCAAACAGTTGGCTACGGCCCATCAGATTCTCCAAGACCGGATTAAGGAGGAGTGGATGAAGGCGGGGGTGACGTTGATCGATCCCGATAGTATTACGATTGATGATACGGTACAGATTGCCTCAGATGTGCTGATTGAACCGCAAACCCATATTCGCGGCAATACGACGATTGGGACAGGTTGTCGCATTGGGCCGGGGAGTTTGATTGAGAATAGTCAGATTGGGGAGCAGGTGACGGTTCTCTATTCGGTGATTAGTGATAGTGTGGTGAACTCGAATACGAGAGTTGGCCCCTATGCCCATTTGCGAGGCCATGCTGAGATTGGAGAAGGTTGTCGGGTGGGCAATTTTGTGGAGATTAAGAAGTCCCAAGTGGGCGATCGCACCAATGTCGCCCATTTGTCCTATATTGGAGATGCCGAACTCGGTCAACAGGTGAATGTGGGTGCAGGCACAATCACGGCCAATTATGATGGCTATCAGAAGCATAAGACGGTAATTGGCGATCGCACTAAAACAGGCTCGAATAGTGTCTTAGTCGCTCCTGTTACCATTGGCGAAGATGTCACCATTGGAGCCGGATCGGTGGTCACGAAAGATGTACAAAATGATGCCCTAGTCGTCGCCCGCGCTCCCCAAAAAGTGCGTCCCGGATGGCGACCGAAAGGGGTAGCTAAGGATGGGGAGATGGAGAGATAG